From Glycine soja cultivar W05 chromosome 4, ASM419377v2, whole genome shotgun sequence, the proteins below share one genomic window:
- the LOC114408404 gene encoding endo-1,4-beta-xylanase 5-like, with protein sequence MQDIPFCSLIVFFFLIGASLVSPLYDGPLYDSTAYAECKEKPEEPLYGGGLFNTRRGVEGTIDSSISNVANNSYVPSLVLYNLTQGTIYSFSAWVRVKGSSSAMVRTTLETEKETHDCIGTVSAKHECWSFLKGGFVLNWSSNLSMIFFQNADGKDINIDVASPSLQPFTKQQWRINQQYKINTQRKRAVTIHVSDSNGRRFQGASICIEQISKDFPFGSAIAKTILGNLPYQNWFVKRFNAAVFENELKWYATEPDEGKVNYTISDQMLQFVRTNNIIARGHNIFWENPKYTPPWVLNLTGTKLQSAVNSRIHSLMSQYKDEFIHWDVSNEMLHFNFYEERLGPDATLHFFETAHESDPLATLFMNDFNVVETCSDVKSTVDAYISRVRELQRNGIFMDGIGLEGHFTIPNPPLIRAILDKLATLGLPIWLTEVDISKTLDRDAQANYLEEVLREGFSHPSVNGIMLWTAFHPNGCYQMCLTDNNFKNLPAGDVVDKLVEEWQISRVEGVTDVHGSYSFYGFLGEYRISVKYGNKTTKSTFSLSRGDETRHFTITI encoded by the exons ATGCAAGATATCCCCTTCTGTAGCCTTATAGTTTTCTTCTTTCTAATTGGGGCTTCTTTGGTTTCTCCTTTATATG ACGGCCCCCTATATGACTCCACTGCTTACGCCGag TGCAAAGAGAAGCCAGAGGAGCCACTTTATGGAGGAGGACTTTTCAACACTCGTCGTGGTGTTGAAGGCACCATTGATTCATCAATATCAAACGTTGCCAACAACAGCTATGTGCCTTCACTCGTTCTGTATAATCTCACTCAGGGCACCATTTACTCTTTTTCCG CATGGGTGAGAGTAAAAGGTTCAAGTTCAGCTATGGTAAGGACCACCCTGGAAACGGAGAAAGAGACGCATGACTGCATTGGGACAGTTTCGGCCAAGCATGAATGCTGGTCATTCCTGAAGGGTGGATTTGTTCTGAATTGGTCTTCAAATTTATCCATGATCTTCTTCCAG AACGCTGATGGTAAAGATATCAATATAGATGTTGCTAGCCCATCACTCCAGCCATTTACTAAGCAACAATGGAGAATCAATCAACAGTATAAAATCAATACT CAAAGAAAGCGTGCCGTCACTATTCATGTGTCAGATAGTAACGGGAGGAGATTCCAAGGAGCTTCCATCTGTATAGAGCAAATCTCAAAAGACTTCCCTTTTGGATCTGCAATAGCAAAGACCATTCTTGGCAACTTACCCTATCAG AATTGGTTTGTGAAGCGGTTCAATGCGGCAGTGTTTGAAAATGAGCTCAAATGGTACGCCACAGAACCTGATGAAGGCAAGGTCAATTACACCATTTCAGACCAGATGCTGCAATTTGTTAGAACAAACAATATTATAGCAAGAGGGCACAACATATTCTGGGAAAACCCTAAATACACTCCTCCATGGGTTCTTAACCTTACAGGCACCAAGTTACAATCTGCTGTGAATTCTCGAATACACAGTCTCATGAGCCAATACAAAGATGAGTTCATACACTGGGACGTCAGCAATGAAATgcttcattttaatttctacGAGGAAAGGCTTGGACCTGATGCCACATTGCATTTCTTTGAGACAGCACATGAATCAGATCCATTGGCAACGCTTTTTATGAATGACTTCAATGTTGTGGAAACATGCAGTGATGTAAAATCCACTGTTGACGCCTATATCTCGCGGGTAAGAGAACTGCAACGAAATGGCATCTTCATGGATGGAATTGGCTTGGAGGGTCACTTCACAATACCCAATCCTCCCCTTATCAGAGCCATCCTTGACAAGTTGGCAACACTTGGCCTTCCCATTTGGCTTACTGAGGTTGATATAAGCAAGACACTTGATAGAGATGCACAG GCAAATTACTTGGAGGAAGTGTTGAGGGAAGGCTTCTCACATCCTTCTGTGAATGGGATAATGCTTTGGACCGCATTTCATCCAAATGGGTGCTACCAAATGTGCCTGACAGACAATAATTTCAAGAACCTCCCAGCAGGTGATGTGGTGGACAAACTTGTTGAAGAGTGGCAAATCAGTCGTGTAGAGGGAGTCACAGATGTGCACGGTTCCTATAGCTTTTATGGGTTCTTAGGAGAATATAGAATTAGTGTCAAGTATGGCAATAAGACTACAAAGTCAACATTCTCCCTCTCTCGAGGTGATGAAACTAGACATTTTACTATTACAATATGA
- the LOC114408405 gene encoding uncharacterized protein LOC114408405 isoform X1, whose translation MDRDDDPSALAWLWVIEALLTSKEITTPTLQGFIDAAPVGHHRFSKNTKELVALRCLEKLSTLVVDPEASSNLDSRFGFNVLGSCQDVLKEILGKIPLSNLKVAGAELLKWDICPFIKHKRAVTFKCHLEQLRESIFKNTHPDTDYLKETTRLFPQNSSRVCSKRSRVCSADETDLPSKRSWACSADETDHARNGYGVEISGDIVSQGEKINLETKKQAEQNLSLKCNEEDRLLICDANVVQPVVPEYVMTTTIIPHHTSVAEPCNNTSMDETDNTAHHAIPTNDANAENNQHIINFHQPKQTEPDITSLNLSQKPVASDKTVFDMVNGCRAELSSDSDGYHNGKNDLEAKKHEFLCSPCTVDQDFSAMTESIEQNLRTVDQVFSSMTESIEQNLCMKCHEGGQLLACKTTTCPLMVHKNCLGASAQLDAKGNFFCPFCAYSHAISEYLESKENASLARKELAIFISKGKLIQAAEFVHEFHRQEHCFSRKNSKCEHIHVKNNEDDQLAGCEDNREDHVGEHANEANDLQFERSKQQAEVLREEEIGKMPTVGRVEESEVPTDHVDGHVGDKFASEKTNIAPESNAEEVPQEMTKQHNIDGTIEPVCAQDTGKEKISEDESEKHSNPLYSLRFRKHETQCKPQAGQVFLGNQLRRKKIPWTAEEEEKIKEGVQKFGKEWKKILQFGSHVFDKVGKRRTPHDLKDKWRNMCKAHSKSK comes from the exons ATGGACCGTGACGACGACCCTTCTGCACTTGCATGGCTTTGGGTCATTGAAGCCCTGTTAACTTCCAAAGAAATCACCACTCCCACTTTGCAGG gtTTCATTGATGCGGCACCTGTGGGACATCATAgatttagtaaaaatacaaaGGAATTGGTAGCCTTGAGGTGTTTGGAGAAACTGTCCACTCTTGTTGTTGACCCTGAAGCTTCTTCTAACTTGGATTCCAGATTTGGATTCAATGTTTTGGGGAGTTGTCAAGATGTCCTCAAAGAAATATTGGGCAag ATCCCTTTATCAAATCTGAAAGTGGCTGGAGCAGAGCTATTGAAATGGGATATTTGCCCATTTATTAAGCACAAAAGAGCTGTCACTTTTAAATGTCACTTAGAGCAG CTGAGAGAATCGATCTTCAAAAATACTCATCCAGATACTGATTACTTGAAAGAAACAACTAGATTATTTCCTCAGAATAGCAGTAGGGTTTGCTCTAAGAGGAGTAGGGTTTGCTCGGCTGATGAAACAGATTTGCCCTCTAAGAGGAGTTGGGCTTGCTCAGCTGATGAAACAGATCATGCTAGGAATGGTTATGGGGTAGAAATATCAGGTGATATTGTGTCCCAAGGTGAAAAGATTAACCTTGAAACGAAAAAGCAGGCAGAGCAAAATCTTTCTTTGAAGTGTAATGAAGAGGATCGATTACTGATATGTGATGCAAATGTTGTCCAACCAGTGGTTCCTGAATATGTTATGACAACCACCATTATACCCCATCATACCTCTGTAGCTGAGCCTTGCAATAATACATCTATGGATGAAACTGACAATACTGCACATCATGCCATTCCAACAAATGATGCTAATGCAGAAAATAATCAgcatattattaattttcaccAACCCAAACAGACAGAACCAGATATTACATCTTTAAATCTCTCTCAGAAGCCAGTTGCTAGTGATAAAACTGTATTTGATATGGTTAATGGCTGCAGAGCTGAGTTGTCTAGTGATAGTGATGGATATCACAATGGAAAAAATGATCTTgaagcaaaaaaacatgaattccTGTGCTCCCCCTGCACGGTTGATCAAGATTTCTCAGCAATGACTGAATCAATTGAACAAAATCTTCGCACGGTTGATCAAGTTTTCTCATCAATGACTGAATCAATTGAACAAAATCTTTGCATGAAGTGTCATGAAGGTGGCCAATTATTGGCTTGTAAAACAACTACTTGCCCTTTGATGGTGCATAAAAACTGTCTAGGTGCATCTGCTCAATTGGATGCAAAGGGCAACTTTTTTTGCCCATTTTGTGCATATTCTCATGCTATTTCAGAATATCTTGAATCTAAGGAAAATGCTTCCTTGGCAAGGAAAGAATTAGCTATCTTTATCAGTAAAGGAAAACTGATTCAAGCTGCAGAATTTGTTCATGAATTTCATAGACAAGAACATTGTTTTTCAAGAAAGAACAGTAAGTGTGAACACATTCATGTTAAAAACAATGAAGATGATCAGTTAGCAGGGTGTGAAGACAATAGAGAAGATCATGTTGGTGAGCATGCAAATGAAGCCAATGATCTTCAATTTGAAAGAAGTAAGCAACAAGCAGAAGTTTTAAGAGAAGAGGAAATAGGTAAAATGCCAACTGTTGGAAGAGTTGAAGAAAGCGAAGTGCCAACTGACCATGTAGATGGACATGTTGGTGATAAATTTGCTagtgaaaaaacaaatattgcTCCTGAAAGCAATGCTGAAGAAGTTCCACAAGAAATGACAAAACAGCACAATATTGATGGAACAATAGAGCCAGTTTGTGCACAAGATACTGGGAAAGAGAAAATTTCTGAAGATGAAAGTGAAAAGCATAGTAATCCTCTATACTCATTGAGATTCCGTAAACATGAAACACAATG TAAACCCCAAGCAGGCCAAGTATTTCTGGGTAATCAGTTAAGGCGAAAGAAAATTCCGTGGACAGCTGAGGAGGAAGAGAAGATAAAG GAAGGAGTGCAGAAGTTTGGCAAGGAATGGAAAAAAATTTTGCAATTTGGTTCTCATGTGTTTGATAAGGTTGGTAAGCGTCGGACACCACATGACCTGAAGGATAAATGGAGGAACATGTGCAAAGCTCACTCAAAATCAAAATGA
- the LOC114408405 gene encoding uncharacterized protein LOC114408405 isoform X2, with protein MDRDDDPSALAWLWVIEALLTSKEITTPTLQGFIDAAPVGHHRFSKNTKELVALRCLEKLSTLVVDPEASSNLDSRFGFNVLGSCQDVLKEILGKIPLSNLKVAGAELLKWDICPFIKHKRAVTFKCHLEQLRESIFKNTHPDTDYLKETTRLFPQNSSRVCSKRSRVCSADETDLPSKRSWACSADETDHARNGYGVEISGDIVSQGEKINLETKKQAEQNLSLKCNEEDRLLICDANVVQPVVPEYVMTTTIIPHHTSVAEPCNNTSMDETDNTAHHAIPTNDANAENNQHIINFHQPKQTEPDITSLNLSQKPVASDKTVFDMVNGCRAELSSDSDGYHNGKNDLEAKKHEFLCSPCTVDQDFSAMTESIEQNLRTVDQVFSSMTESIEQNLCMKCHEGGQLLACKTTTCPLMVHKNCLGASAQLDAKGNFFCPFCAYSHAISEYLESKENASLARKELAIFISKGKLIQAAEFVHEFHRQEHCFSRKNSKCEHIHVKNNEDDQLAGCEDNREDHVGEHANEANDLQFERSKQQAEVLREEEIGKMPTVGRVEESEVPTDHVDGHVGDKFASEKTNIAPESNAEEVPQEMTKQHNIDGTIEPVCAQDTGKEKISEDESEKHSNPLYSLRFRKHETQCKPQAGQVFLGNQLRRKKIPWTAEEEEKIKECRSLARNGKKFCNLVLMCLIRLVSVGHHMT; from the exons ATGGACCGTGACGACGACCCTTCTGCACTTGCATGGCTTTGGGTCATTGAAGCCCTGTTAACTTCCAAAGAAATCACCACTCCCACTTTGCAGG gtTTCATTGATGCGGCACCTGTGGGACATCATAgatttagtaaaaatacaaaGGAATTGGTAGCCTTGAGGTGTTTGGAGAAACTGTCCACTCTTGTTGTTGACCCTGAAGCTTCTTCTAACTTGGATTCCAGATTTGGATTCAATGTTTTGGGGAGTTGTCAAGATGTCCTCAAAGAAATATTGGGCAag ATCCCTTTATCAAATCTGAAAGTGGCTGGAGCAGAGCTATTGAAATGGGATATTTGCCCATTTATTAAGCACAAAAGAGCTGTCACTTTTAAATGTCACTTAGAGCAG CTGAGAGAATCGATCTTCAAAAATACTCATCCAGATACTGATTACTTGAAAGAAACAACTAGATTATTTCCTCAGAATAGCAGTAGGGTTTGCTCTAAGAGGAGTAGGGTTTGCTCGGCTGATGAAACAGATTTGCCCTCTAAGAGGAGTTGGGCTTGCTCAGCTGATGAAACAGATCATGCTAGGAATGGTTATGGGGTAGAAATATCAGGTGATATTGTGTCCCAAGGTGAAAAGATTAACCTTGAAACGAAAAAGCAGGCAGAGCAAAATCTTTCTTTGAAGTGTAATGAAGAGGATCGATTACTGATATGTGATGCAAATGTTGTCCAACCAGTGGTTCCTGAATATGTTATGACAACCACCATTATACCCCATCATACCTCTGTAGCTGAGCCTTGCAATAATACATCTATGGATGAAACTGACAATACTGCACATCATGCCATTCCAACAAATGATGCTAATGCAGAAAATAATCAgcatattattaattttcaccAACCCAAACAGACAGAACCAGATATTACATCTTTAAATCTCTCTCAGAAGCCAGTTGCTAGTGATAAAACTGTATTTGATATGGTTAATGGCTGCAGAGCTGAGTTGTCTAGTGATAGTGATGGATATCACAATGGAAAAAATGATCTTgaagcaaaaaaacatgaattccTGTGCTCCCCCTGCACGGTTGATCAAGATTTCTCAGCAATGACTGAATCAATTGAACAAAATCTTCGCACGGTTGATCAAGTTTTCTCATCAATGACTGAATCAATTGAACAAAATCTTTGCATGAAGTGTCATGAAGGTGGCCAATTATTGGCTTGTAAAACAACTACTTGCCCTTTGATGGTGCATAAAAACTGTCTAGGTGCATCTGCTCAATTGGATGCAAAGGGCAACTTTTTTTGCCCATTTTGTGCATATTCTCATGCTATTTCAGAATATCTTGAATCTAAGGAAAATGCTTCCTTGGCAAGGAAAGAATTAGCTATCTTTATCAGTAAAGGAAAACTGATTCAAGCTGCAGAATTTGTTCATGAATTTCATAGACAAGAACATTGTTTTTCAAGAAAGAACAGTAAGTGTGAACACATTCATGTTAAAAACAATGAAGATGATCAGTTAGCAGGGTGTGAAGACAATAGAGAAGATCATGTTGGTGAGCATGCAAATGAAGCCAATGATCTTCAATTTGAAAGAAGTAAGCAACAAGCAGAAGTTTTAAGAGAAGAGGAAATAGGTAAAATGCCAACTGTTGGAAGAGTTGAAGAAAGCGAAGTGCCAACTGACCATGTAGATGGACATGTTGGTGATAAATTTGCTagtgaaaaaacaaatattgcTCCTGAAAGCAATGCTGAAGAAGTTCCACAAGAAATGACAAAACAGCACAATATTGATGGAACAATAGAGCCAGTTTGTGCACAAGATACTGGGAAAGAGAAAATTTCTGAAGATGAAAGTGAAAAGCATAGTAATCCTCTATACTCATTGAGATTCCGTAAACATGAAACACAATG TAAACCCCAAGCAGGCCAAGTATTTCTGGGTAATCAGTTAAGGCGAAAGAAAATTCCGTGGACAGCTGAGGAGGAAGAGAAGATAAAG GAGTGCAGAAGTTTGGCAAGGAATGGAAAAAAATTTTGCAATTTGGTTCTCATGTGTTTGATAAGGTTGGTAAGCGTCGGACACCACATGACCTGA